In Deltaproteobacteria bacterium, one DNA window encodes the following:
- a CDS encoding TRL-like family protein has translation MKKLISRFLTLTAATVTITALIGCASGTPVSGFVFSDVQGPVNATGALRGNLHGEACAASYLSLIALGDASISAAAKAGGVNQISHVDHTWTNVLGLYAQYCTHVWGSKGGPSPSSMPMKVPSPSAPVQVPAPAPTPAAAPTSL, from the coding sequence ATGAAAAAGTTAATATCTCGTTTTCTAACTCTCACAGCAGCTACGGTGACCATCACTGCTCTGATAGGTTGTGCCTCTGGAACACCCGTGAGTGGTTTTGTATTCTCAGATGTGCAAGGCCCTGTGAATGCCACGGGTGCACTGAGGGGAAATCTTCATGGTGAGGCTTGTGCCGCGTCTTATTTGAGCTTAATCGCTTTGGGCGATGCGAGCATCTCTGCCGCAGCCAAAGCCGGTGGTGTGAATCAGATTTCCCATGTAGATCATACTTGGACAAATGTTTTAGGATTGTACGCGCAATATTGCACCCACGTGTGGGGATCAAAGGGTGGTCCGTCTCCATCGTCGATGCCTATGAAGGTGCCTTCTCCAAGCGCTCCCGTCCAGGTACCTGCACCCGCTCCGACTCCAGCTGCGGCGCCAACATCTTTGTAA
- a CDS encoding NUDIX hydrolase encodes MQVNSFKPSDLVEKKISNISKTKGHWIEIHTDKIKLSNKKESIREYIRHPGAALIIPELSNGKLLFIKQFRYALGKIFIEFPAGKRDAKETTLQTAKRELREEVGYTAKKIKFLTRIHPVIGYADEVIDIYLATGLTFTGAHPDEEEFLIPLELTPKEALNLIWKQKLTDVKTQVALFWYINHQKL; translated from the coding sequence ATGCAAGTCAACTCATTTAAGCCATCTGATTTGGTTGAAAAAAAAATAAGCAATATCAGTAAAACAAAAGGTCATTGGATTGAAATCCACACGGATAAAATAAAACTTTCAAATAAGAAAGAATCGATTAGGGAATACATTCGTCATCCGGGTGCCGCCCTCATTATTCCCGAGTTAAGCAATGGGAAATTATTATTTATTAAACAATTCAGATATGCTCTCGGAAAAATATTTATAGAATTTCCTGCCGGTAAACGGGACGCAAAGGAAACCACTCTCCAAACAGCAAAAAGAGAGCTACGGGAAGAAGTGGGGTATACAGCTAAAAAAATCAAATTTCTGACTCGAATTCATCCCGTGATTGGATACGCTGATGAAGTGATTGATATTTATTTAGCTACGGGTTTGACCTTTACGGGGGCTCATCCAGATGAAGAAGAATTCCTCATTCCCTTAGAGCTCACCCCTAAAGAAGCCTTGAACTTGATTTGGAAACAAAAACTGACGGACGTTAAGACTCAAGTCGCCTTATTTTGGTATATCAATCACCAAAAACTTTAG
- the mazF gene encoding endoribonuclease MazF: MTYIPNRGDIVWLNFSLQAGHEQVGTRPALILSPEKYNKKTGLAVCCPITSNVKGYPFEVAVKGKKITGAVLSDHLKNLDWKVRKAKFIEKAPNVALEECLMKISALFIQA; the protein is encoded by the coding sequence ATGACTTACATACCTAATCGAGGTGATATTGTTTGGCTTAATTTTTCTCTGCAAGCAGGTCATGAGCAAGTAGGAACTCGTCCTGCGCTGATTCTCTCTCCTGAGAAGTATAATAAAAAAACAGGCTTGGCAGTATGCTGCCCAATTACATCAAATGTAAAAGGATACCCCTTTGAAGTAGCAGTCAAAGGCAAGAAAATTACTGGAGCTGTTTTATCAGATCATCTGAAAAATCTAGACTGGAAAGTTAGAAAAGCTAAATTTATAGAAAAGGCTCCAAATGTAGCCCTCGAAGAATGCTTAATGAAGATTTCTGCTCTTTTTATTCAAGCATAG
- a CDS encoding AbrB/MazE/SpoVT family DNA-binding domain-containing protein: MWRNSLGVRIPKTVIEKVNLSENSEVEIESKNGTIVIFPAKKEYSLDSLLEQITKNNLHSEEDFRTEGSEVW, encoded by the coding sequence ATGTGGCGCAACTCTCTTGGTGTCCGAATCCCAAAAACTGTAATTGAGAAAGTGAACTTAAGCGAAAACTCCGAAGTGGAAATTGAGTCTAAGAATGGAACTATTGTTATTTTTCCTGCAAAAAAAGAATATTCACTAGACTCTTTATTGGAGCAGATTACCAAAAACAATTTGCACTCGGAAGAAGACTTTAGGACCGAAGGCAGTGAGGTCTGGTAA